The Pyrenophora tritici-repentis strain M4 chromosome 10, whole genome shotgun sequence genome contains a region encoding:
- a CDS encoding Sulfite oxidase — MAPAEPNAKLFELLTTEEPDFPEEREGWKGYIEWEKYPEKKKQAAEILAKYDFPVPPEFQLLPLPKTNPVLEGVRWKYYHYALGKTTKDMPDISWEYVKKEKSKDMIHVLQFPYNGEPPRQRLVENEITQNKDHFIRNHGGVPEIDPEKYFFEVEGLVNTPKKITLKELQDESIFPRMSTAVTLQCSGTRRIEQIQDYPGDGDELINAPWGEGAIGTARYVGVSLKKVLKYCGVKPEGKHVEFFGADTYFKKGQVYNYAVSVPYRKVKIHEVMLAWEMNGEPLPAIHGFPIRVVVMGYIGARSCKWLTRINVIDTPSMAPVQMKEYLYYTPQNGKQNVTYSNGFSIQTMPVSSAIMTPVDKDVIVHDGKIHMTGWAYSGNGWPTRVEVSNDGGGVWYEVPYQNLSTKYYHAWRTWWIDIPVDAEGWLEFCVRCWDDALNTQPTFVRSAWNWDLHVTSSCHRVKLYSVNKSKPATAKRLQQLEDHGTSIHPITRPLPFDLQTDEDYLEEMRKQGGRDPVE; from the exons ATGGCACCCGCAGAGCCCAACGCAAAGCTTTTCGAGCTGTTGACAACGGAAGAACCAGACTTTCCTGAAGAGCGAGAAGGATGGAAGGGGTACATCGAGTGGGAGAAATACCCagaaaagaagaagcagGCAGCAGAGATTTTAGCAAAATACGACTTCCCTGTACCACCCGAGTTTCAATTGCTACCACTACCCAAGACCAACCCGGTTCTAGAAGGAGTACGCTGGAAATACTACCACTATGCCCTCGGCAAGACTACCAAAGACATGCCGGACATTTCGTGGGAATACGtgaagaaagagaagagcAAGGACATGATCCACGTTCTACAATTTCCATACAACGGCGAGCCTCCACGACAACGCTTAGTCGAGAACGAGATCACCCAGAACAAAGACCACTTCATTCGAAATCACGGAGGTGTTCCTGAGATCGATCCAGAGAAGTACTTCTTCGAAGTTGAAGGCCTCGTCAATACGCCCAAGAAGATTACTCTGAAAGAACTTCAAGATGAAAGCATCTTCCCTCGCATGAGTACCGCCGTTACCCTGCAGTGCAGTGGTACGCGACGTATTGAACAGATTCAGGACTACCCTGGAGACGGAGACGAGCTCATTAACGCACCCTGGGGCGAAGGCGCTATCGGCACTGCCCGCTACGTGGGTGTTAGTCTGAAGAAGGTCCTCAAGTACTGTGGAGTAAAGCCCGAAGGAAAGCACGTCGAGTTCTTTGGCGCCGACACCTACTTCAAGAAAGGCCAGGTTTACAACTATGCTGTTTCGGTGCCGTATCGCAAAGTCAAGATCCACGAAGTCATGCTGGCCTGGGAGATGAACGGCGAGCCACTGCCTGCCATACACGGGTTCCCCATCCGTGTCGTTGTAATGGGCTACATCGGTGCGAGGAGCTGCAAGTGGCTCACCCGAATCAACGTCATCGATACTCCCTCCATGGCTCCAGTGCAGATGAAGGAGTACCTCTACTACACTCCACAGAACGGCAAGCAGAACGTCACTTATAGCAACGGTTTCAGCATCCAAACCATGCCGGTCTCGAGCGCTATTATGACACCTGTCGACAAGGACGTTATCGTACATGATGGAAAGATCCACATGACTGGTTGGGCTTACAGTGGCAATGGCTGGCCGACGCGCGTCGAAGTTAGTAATGACGGAGGAGGTGTCTGGTATGAAGTTCCGTACCAGAACTTGAGCACAAAGTACTATCACGCCTGGCGCACTTGGTGGATCGACATCCCAGTCGATGCGGAAGGATGGCT CGAGTTCTGCGTCCGCTGCTGGGACGATGCTCTAAAT ACGCAACCGACGTTTGTGCGTAGCGCTTG GAATTGGGATCTCCATGTTACTTCCTCATGCCA TCGTGTCAAGCTTTACAGTGTTAACAAGTCTAAGCCGGCGACGGCGAAGCGTCTGCAGCAGCTAGAGGATCATGGTACTTCGATTCATCCTATTACTAGACCATTGCCATTTGATCTGCAGACGGATGAAGATTACTTGGAGGAGATGAGAAAGCAGGGGGGCCGTGATCCGGTGGAGTGA
- a CDS encoding FAP domain containing protein, translated as MAGKTSADRKLRRKLADNIKQKWKLPNIDGTVFPERVRHGGELHTWPTKVLRALNDLATGMPGIDESELQTLMERLGIEYDTRIESSSAVVDHPSGLEDIDVKSVIEGLRRKARIQDSEKALGKRKTVTPDPQGKNTGEFLSDTNVASGTGDTADDTLTVRPSKRRNVSTSHATRENTITEDEEESSNTADEEPQDDDAHTPQAEDSSSTAAVSPATQSTLWDVMKDEIKECWNLPKEYDIKDLIPDHMKDKDHRMAPQLDKELEKYWRPKRHHKSQKKGGLVRQLLELARASRNRMEEAQRKMEESFMYRRGSTIGKVDVRYALNHFRDEMEEGEDMAGPSGSNSRLQSCPQSPPRAPTTNIPPESIAASPLSIPQPPSQTPVSQALTPHQLPTSPLLTTLQDLHLRQASLDVTIAEDLVAAAQSRRTSECLTRYGSLSSRSSFQVSSSAQPTDADAEVDAAKLAVVLVRKERDRLLGEVWKARQGMEGVGKGGSRGDADN; from the exons ATGGCTGGAAAAACTTCTGCTGACCGTAAACTGCGGCGAAAACTCGCTGACAACATCAAGCAAAAATGGAAGCTGCCGAACATTGATGGGACTGTATTTCCTGAGCGCGTGCGACACGGCGGAGAATTGCACACCTGGCCTACCAAGGTCTTAAGAGCACTCAACGACCTTGCTACTGGCATGCCGGGTATCGATGAGAGTGAACTGCAAACCCTCATGGAGAGACTGGGTATCGAATACGATACCAGGATAGAAAGTTCCTCTGCGGTAGTCGACCACCCGTCAGGACTAGAGGATATCGATGTGAAATCCGTTATAGAGGGCCTTAGAAGAAAAGCACGTATTCAGGACAGCGAGAAGGCACTGGGGAAACGCAAGACCGTTACTCCTGATCCTCAAGGGAAAA ACACCGGGGAATTCCTGTCCGATACGAATGTCGCATCGGGAACCGGTGACACGGCGGACGATACACTCACGGTACGACCGTCTAAGAGGCGCAACGTTTCCACCTCACATGCCACGAGAGAGAACACGATTACcgaagacgaggaagaaAGCTCGAATACTGCTGATGAAGAGCCACAGGATGATGACGCTCATACACCCCAAGCAGAAGACTCATCTTCTACAGCCGCCGTCAGTCCTGCAACTCAAAGCACACTGTGGGACGTCATGAAAGATGAGATCAAGGAATGCTGGAACTTGCCTAAAGAATACGACATCAAAGATCTAATCCCTGATCACATGAAGGACAAGGACCACCGCATGGCCCCTCAGTTGGATAAAGAACTAGAAAAGTATTGGAGACCTAAGAGACACCACAAGTCGCAAAAGAAAGGGGGACTAGTAAGGCAACTCCTAGAGTTGGCTCGAGCATCAAGAAACAGGATGGAAGAAGCACAGCGGAAGATGGAAGAGAGCTTCATGTACAGGCGAGGGAGTACGATTGGTAAAGTAGACGTGCGCTATGCACTTAACCATTTCAGGGATGAGATGGAAGAAGGTGAGGATATGGCAGGCCCATCTGGATCAAACTCCAGACTTCAGTCGTGTCCCCAATCTCCACCGCGAGCTCCCACAACAAATATCCCACCTGAAAGCATCGCCGCATCCCCCCTATCCATCCCTCAGCCTCCTTCTCAGACTCCAGTATCACAAGCCCtcacaccccaccaactcCCCACCTCACCCCTCCTAACCACCCTCCAAGACCTCCATCTCCGCCAAGCATCCCTCGACGTCACCATTGCCGAAGACCTCGTCGCAGCAGCCCAAAGCAGACGTACATCAGAGTGTTTAACGCGCTACGGCTCTCTCAGTAGTCGCAGTAGTTTCCAAGTCTCTTCTTCCGCTCAGCCAACAGATGCTGATGCTGAGGTTGATGCGGCGAAATTGGCGGTGGTTTTGGTGAGGAAGGAGCGGGATAGGTTGCTGGGGGAGGTTTGGAAGGCGCGGCAGGGGATGGAGGGGGTGGGGAAGGGTGGGAGTAGAGGAGACGCTGATAATTAG
- a CDS encoding putative snorna binding protein: MAEGSKLRTIFSLVKNLVLAALVYGAIYSLITFVSDPSVAAKGKIGIPAFLDKAGPTELLETTRSGVKVKFAGTTKTVTINPHANVFNRPVTAVKIKDDYLGPRPHVDTEADIDMLIEECRGTYAGIEKMRRPFDCLKFFAEGEDRYYSLPKPADRASAQDPRKADFIDADGHGKTLESYTPIAEAVAANGTNIGTCPGPIIPYHVYWTGPATWRVEVFIKSYLYTQNLACSRLWLWLDSDRNPKAVYNMLNKDALFARFLPLVERGDIVVKAWKFPSRIPLATDKDDKNGFDYYSTPGTPNSKGEKHVAENIVEDKTGQQWLVLTQKQMTFLPVAVSDAVRFIVLHIYGGAYFDMDVLMLRDMRPLLLPKEHAFAERWAAHPHPGDYNTAIMSLSANSSLSSYLLYGGIRMGVNFHPRVLGRMAWKDGRDQEFKMFETAAFDPIWTEFNWDREGRCTVPCIRDYSAVFKGKIGGVKDEWESYDGPQLDRVDLKDVQSKELKMSVNSTALETRQDNVPASAAAPTPHHGEHPDSFQATLDEEAELRKAGVIEDYVLTEDKYPPNNRTLENFFRGAWTYHIHNQWVKHPEPSSWISVLEHAHDGFLAGKRTNAYGEKWTGPSLMPYNYWPEYV, from the exons ATGGCCGAAGGATCAAAGCTCAGAACAATATTCTCGCTGGTCAAGAACCTGGTACTGGCAGCATTGGTCTATGGCGCCATCTACAGCCTCATCACTTTTGTCAGCGATCCCTCAGTTGCTGCCAAAGGGAAGATTGGCATTCCTGCCTTTCTAGACAAGGCTGGGCCCACGGAGCTGCTCGAGACGACCAGGTCGGGAGTCAAGGTCAAGTTTGCCGGCACCACCAAGACCGTCACCATCAACCCGCACGCCAATGTCTTCAACCGTCCCGTTACCGCCGTCAAGATCAAGGATGACTACCTGGGCCCCCGCCCCCACGTCGACACCGAGGCCGACATCGACATGCTGATTGAAGAGTGCAGAGGCACTTATGCCGGCATCGAGAAGATGAGGAGGCCGTTTGATTGCTTGAAGTTCTTTGCAGAGGGAGAGGATCGCTACTACAGTCTGCCAAAGCCCGCCGATCGAGCCAGCGCTCAAGACCCCCGCAAGGCCGACTTCATCGACGCTGATGGCCACGGCAAGACACTCGAGAGCTACACCCCCATCGCCGAAGCAGTAGCTGCAAACGGTACGAACATCGGCACTTGCCCTGGCCCCATCATCCCCTACCACGTCTACTGGACCGGTCCTGCTACATGGCGAGTCGAGGTCTTCATCAAGAGCTACCTATACACCCAAAACCTCGCATGTTCTCGTCTATGGCTCTGGCTCGATAGCGATCGCAACCCAAAGGCCGTATACAACATGCTGAACAAGGATGCTCTCTTCGCTCGCTTCCTTCCTCTGGTTGAGAGAGGAGACATCGTTGTCAAAGCCTGGAAGTTTCCCAGCCGAATTCCACTTGCCACCGACAAAGACGACAAGAACGGATTTGACTACTACAGCACGCCAGGAACGCCCAACTCCAAGGGAGAGAAGCACGTGGCCGAGAACATTGTTGAGGACAAGACTGGGCAACAGTGGCTTGTACTGACTCAGAAGCAAATGACTTTCCTCCCAGTGGCGGTCTCCGACGCAGTTCGCTTCATCGTGCTGCACATATACGGCGGGGCCTACTTCGACATGGATGTGCTTATGCTCAGGGATATGCGGCCGCTTTTGTTGCCGAAGGAACATGCTTTCGCCGAACGATGGGCCGCGCACCCACATCCCGGTGATTACAACACGGCTATTATGTCTTTATCCGCAAACTCGTCTCTCTCGTCCTATCTGTTGTATGGCGGTATCCGCATGGGTGTCAACTTTCACCCTCGTGTGCTTGGCCGTATGGCATGGAAGGACGGACGCGACCAGGAGTTCAAGATGTTTGAGACGGCTGCTTTCGATCCCATCTGGACCGAGTTCAACTGGGATCGCGAGGGACGATGCACCGTGCCCTGCATCCGCGACTACAGCGCCGTGTTCAAGGGCAAGATTGGCGGTGTCAAGGATGAATGGGAGAGCTACGATGGACCTCAACTGGACCGTGTTGATCTGAAGGATGTCCAGTCCAAGGAACTCAAAATGTCTGTGAACAGCACCGCATTGGAGACCCGCCAGGACAACGTGCCTGCTTCGGCCGCAGCTCCGACACCGCATCACGGCGAGCACCCTGACTCGTTTCAGGCCACGCTCGACGAGGAGGCTGAGCTGCGCAAGGCCGGCGTTATCGAAGACTATGTTCTGACCGAAGACAAATACCCACCCAACAACCGCACGCTGGAGAACTTTTTCCGCGGTGCGTGGACGTACCACATTCACAACCAA TGGGTAAAACATCCCGAGCCCTCATCTTGGATCTCAGTCCTCGAACACGCCCACGATGGCTTCCTAGCCGGCAAGCGCACAAACGCTTACGGCGAGAAGTGGACTGGCCCCAGCCTGATGCCCTACAACTACTGGCCTGAATACGTATGA